In Thermosynechococcus sichuanensis E542, a single genomic region encodes these proteins:
- a CDS encoding sulfiredoxin — protein sequence MRVLDLPLNAIRRPLIRQTDPAKVAALMASIAEIGQQEPIDVLEVEGQYYGFSGCHRYEACQRLGLPTIRARVRRAPRSVLHLHLA from the coding sequence ATGCGAGTGTTGGATTTGCCCCTCAATGCGATTCGTCGTCCCCTGATTCGGCAAACAGATCCTGCGAAAGTCGCAGCATTGATGGCCTCCATTGCTGAAATAGGTCAGCAGGAACCCATTGATGTTCTTGAGGTCGAAGGGCAGTACTATGGTTTTTCGGGCTGCCACCGCTACGAAGCCTGTCAACGCCTTGGACTGCCGACGATTCGGGCACGAGTCCGCCGTGCGCCCCGTTCGGTACTGCATCTGCACCTTGCCTAG
- a CDS encoding DUF4278 domain-containing protein: MTTLTYRGVQYNYVPPAINTQATDVVAKYRGSTYRVAAATNPPQDSLTIMTYRGVKYQKGKQPAGVPAARLADNVASVPMTATVNEMARSLAMAHHVMIKSREQTLLARMAEAIGMPVTAAHYWNQIQGKINPVFGATYDRSHVALS, encoded by the coding sequence ATGACGACTCTCACTTATCGCGGCGTTCAATACAACTACGTTCCTCCAGCGATCAACACCCAAGCAACAGATGTCGTGGCCAAGTATCGCGGTAGCACCTATCGTGTGGCTGCTGCAACAAATCCACCGCAAGACTCCTTAACAATCATGACCTATCGTGGCGTCAAGTATCAAAAAGGTAAACAGCCCGCCGGTGTTCCCGCTGCTCGCTTGGCCGATAATGTGGCCTCTGTGCCCATGACGGCAACGGTTAACGAAATGGCTCGCTCCTTGGCAATGGCACATCACGTGATGATTAAAAGCCGTGAGCAAACCCTCCTTGCGCGGATGGCAGAAGCGATCGGCATGCCTGTAACGGCAGCCCACTACTGGAACCAAATCCAAGGGAAAATTAACCCCGTCTTTGGTGCCACCTACGATCGCTCCCATGTGGCGCTGAGCTAA
- the rpmA gene encoding 50S ribosomal protein L27, translating into MAHKKGTGSTRNGRDSNAQRLGVKCFGGEVVKAGHILVRQRGTKFHPGVNVGRGSDDTLFATIAGVVTFERYGKNRKRVSVYPLAEG; encoded by the coding sequence ATGGCACACAAGAAAGGAACAGGTAGTACACGCAACGGTCGTGACTCCAATGCCCAGCGTCTCGGTGTCAAGTGCTTTGGTGGTGAAGTAGTCAAAGCCGGCCACATTCTTGTGCGGCAGCGGGGCACGAAGTTTCATCCCGGCGTCAATGTCGGTCGTGGTAGTGACGATACTCTTTTTGCAACAATCGCGGGTGTGGTCACGTTTGAGCGTTATGGCAAAAATCGCAAGCGCGTGAGTGTTTATCCCCTCGCAGAGGGCTAA
- a CDS encoding TOBE domain-containing protein: protein MNFLAVTLNQGKIQSHHWQLSLSQPLPSVSKAWLGIRPEHFLLATADAENTLPVAVDLVEALGHETGLAVHLTTTGETLRVRLPGQQPIQRGDRLYLRPDPQHLHFFDENTGQRLEP from the coding sequence ATGAACTTTTTAGCCGTAACCCTCAACCAGGGGAAGATTCAATCCCACCATTGGCAGTTGTCCCTGAGCCAGCCCTTACCCTCCGTATCCAAGGCATGGTTGGGGATTCGTCCTGAGCATTTCCTGCTAGCAACCGCTGACGCAGAGAATACGCTCCCCGTTGCAGTGGATCTGGTGGAAGCCCTTGGCCATGAAACGGGGCTAGCCGTTCACCTCACTACGACAGGAGAAACGCTGCGGGTGCGCTTGCCGGGGCAGCAGCCCATTCAGCGGGGCGATCGCCTGTATCTGCGTCCTGATCCGCAGCATCTTCACTTTTTTGATGAGAACACGGGGCAGCGCCTAGAACCATGA
- a CDS encoding FHA domain-containing protein, with protein sequence MPAATYPKAWLIIRERGLPKREVMLSPDRQWTIGRQLDCSILLRDTYVSRVHAAINAFLFRGQPLYFISDYHSRNGTFLNGLPIQHSTLLHHEDVIGVGTTLIVFYYPDMFKEISLDECPELSKRSTGSLPWVG encoded by the coding sequence ATGCCAGCAGCAACCTACCCCAAAGCATGGCTGATCATTCGCGAACGTGGTTTACCGAAACGGGAAGTCATGCTCAGTCCCGATCGCCAGTGGACCATTGGTCGCCAACTCGATTGCAGTATTCTCCTCAGAGATACCTACGTCTCGCGGGTGCACGCCGCCATCAACGCCTTTCTCTTTAGGGGACAGCCCCTCTATTTCATTAGTGATTACCACAGCCGCAATGGCACATTCCTCAATGGCCTTCCCATTCAGCACAGCACCCTTCTTCACCATGAAGATGTGATTGGTGTTGGCACCACCCTGATCGTTTTCTATTATCCCGACATGTTCAAGGAAATTTCCCTTGATGAATGCCCTGAACTGAGCAAACGTTCGACGGGCAGCTTGCCTTGGGTTGGCTAG
- a CDS encoding alkaline phosphatase PhoX: MGLQRRRFLTLAAAGMGAALFPQGLQLLYQRAAQGQPLTARGFGPLAKDPNGLLDLPAGFQYRVFSKLGDRLSDGTPVPTLHDGMAAFPGPDGTTILVRNHEMYPGLPRAFQGVVAPKDKMYDPIAPGGTTTLVVSKDRQLLKHYVSLAGTSRNCGGGKTLWGSWISCEETISTPEHPANRGPVQKRHGYNFEVPISAQGPVTPVPLKAMGRFQHEAIAIDPKTNIIYQTEDRGDSLFYRFIPKEPTNLAAGGQLQALKIKRYPKINTGQDFPLRKPFEVEWVTITQPDPPLDTVRYEGYDKGAAQFVRGEGLCYHNGEFYFTATSGGEKRLGQIWRYRPGNTSADGGTIELFVESPGKEVLDYPDNLTMAPWGDLICCEDGDDNINRLVGITPQGELYTFARNALNDQELAGVCFSPDGQTMFVNLYHPGMTFAIWGSWDRRS; this comes from the coding sequence ATGGGTTTGCAACGTCGTCGCTTCCTCACCCTTGCCGCCGCTGGTATGGGGGCAGCACTTTTTCCTCAAGGATTACAGCTTCTCTATCAACGGGCAGCCCAAGGTCAACCCCTGACCGCACGCGGATTTGGCCCTTTGGCCAAGGATCCCAATGGCCTGTTGGATTTGCCGGCAGGCTTTCAGTACCGGGTGTTCTCAAAACTGGGCGATCGCCTGAGTGATGGTACCCCTGTCCCCACGCTCCATGATGGCATGGCCGCTTTCCCTGGTCCCGATGGCACAACCATCCTTGTACGCAACCATGAGATGTACCCGGGGCTACCCCGTGCTTTTCAGGGCGTTGTCGCTCCCAAAGACAAAATGTATGACCCCATTGCCCCCGGGGGCACTACGACGCTGGTGGTGAGCAAAGATCGGCAACTTCTCAAGCATTACGTTTCTCTGGCCGGCACCTCTCGCAATTGTGGCGGTGGCAAAACCCTCTGGGGCAGTTGGATTAGTTGCGAAGAAACCATTTCCACCCCTGAACATCCCGCCAACCGAGGCCCGGTGCAAAAACGCCACGGCTACAACTTTGAAGTGCCCATCAGTGCCCAAGGGCCAGTGACGCCCGTTCCCCTGAAGGCAATGGGGCGCTTTCAACATGAGGCGATCGCCATTGATCCAAAAACAAATATCATCTATCAAACCGAGGATCGCGGCGATAGTCTCTTTTATCGCTTTATTCCCAAAGAACCCACCAACCTTGCTGCCGGCGGTCAACTCCAAGCGTTGAAAATCAAACGCTATCCGAAAATCAACACTGGTCAGGATTTTCCCCTACGCAAGCCCTTCGAGGTGGAATGGGTGACTATCACGCAGCCTGACCCACCCCTGGACACCGTGCGCTATGAGGGCTATGACAAAGGGGCAGCCCAATTTGTACGCGGCGAAGGCCTTTGCTACCACAATGGTGAATTTTACTTTACAGCCACCAGTGGTGGTGAAAAGCGGCTAGGCCAAATCTGGCGATACCGCCCCGGTAACACCTCAGCAGATGGTGGCACGATTGAGCTGTTTGTCGAATCCCCCGGCAAAGAGGTGCTTGACTATCCCGACAACTTGACGATGGCTCCTTGGGGAGACCTGATTTGCTGCGAAGATGGCGATGATAATATTAACCGCCTTGTCGGCATTACCCCCCAAGGAGAGCTATACACTTTCGCCCGCAATGCCCTCAATGACCAAGAACTGGCGGGGGTTTGCTTCTCACCGGATGGCCAAACCATGTTTGTCAATCTCTACCATCCGGGGATGACCTTTGCCATTTGGGGGTCTTGGGATCGGCGGAGCTAA
- a CDS encoding Rrf2 family transcriptional regulator, producing the protein MTLTTRGHYSIKALLDLSLLPNYGPASVRAIAERQKIPAPYLEKLLIELRRAGLVRSLRGVYGGYQLARPPAAISLRDILTAVGESPTPLFLHPPQPEDGTADWVTLSLWQRLHQKLQDALASISLEDLYFDARSWQAAQGDGAMFVI; encoded by the coding sequence GTGACCCTCACCACCCGTGGCCACTATAGTATCAAGGCGCTATTGGATTTGAGTTTGTTACCCAACTATGGGCCTGCCTCCGTGCGTGCCATTGCGGAGCGACAAAAGATTCCTGCTCCCTATCTAGAAAAACTCTTGATTGAATTGCGGCGGGCTGGTTTGGTGCGATCGCTGCGAGGGGTTTATGGGGGGTATCAACTCGCTCGTCCCCCAGCCGCTATTTCCCTGCGGGACATCCTGACTGCTGTTGGTGAATCCCCAACCCCGCTGTTTTTGCACCCCCCCCAACCGGAAGATGGCACAGCCGATTGGGTGACCTTGAGTCTCTGGCAGCGACTCCACCAAAAACTTCAGGATGCCTTGGCCAGTATCTCCCTTGAGGATTTATACTTTGATGCCCGCAGTTGGCAAGCCGCTCAAGGAGATGGGGCAATGTTTGTCATCTAG
- a CDS encoding pentapeptide repeat-containing protein: MAKFSNEELLAAYAAGERNFRGRDLRGLSLFDINLSDADFSESNLENAYLPYCQLNRIQATAANLRHSELGDAQLYQANLAAADLEGASLVRANLRTANLERANLQGANLQGADLRYANLRQANLQGANLQQANLEQADLTEAQVQRCNFFRATGVDLSVAVRDRTTVYPDGYFYP, from the coding sequence ATGGCCAAATTCAGCAATGAGGAACTATTGGCAGCCTATGCAGCGGGGGAACGGAATTTTCGGGGGCGTGATTTGAGGGGGCTGAGTCTTTTTGACATCAATCTCAGCGATGCTGATTTTAGCGAGAGTAACCTAGAGAATGCCTATTTACCCTATTGCCAGTTGAATCGCATTCAAGCGACTGCCGCCAATCTGCGCCACAGTGAATTAGGGGATGCTCAGTTGTATCAAGCAAACCTTGCGGCAGCAGATCTCGAGGGGGCAAGCCTTGTACGGGCAAATCTGCGCACGGCCAATTTGGAACGGGCAAACCTGCAAGGGGCCAATCTTCAGGGGGCAGATCTCCGCTATGCTAATTTGCGACAGGCGAATCTCCAAGGGGCAAACCTGCAACAGGCCAACCTCGAGCAAGCGGATTTGACAGAGGCGCAGGTACAGCGGTGTAATTTTTTTCGGGCAACGGGTGTTGATCTATCGGTTGCTGTGCGCGATCGCACCACGGTTTATCCCGATGGCTATTTCTATCCTTGA
- a CDS encoding cobalt-precorrin-8X methylmutase translates to MSLLHPIAQASFAIIDREIGAHPFDAPSYAILRRIIHSTADFEFKNLLEISPGAIAQITQALRSGVPIITDVAMVSVGIQTMASRTFGNPIITALDDGSHTAPGQTRSEAGMIRAWQEWPYGLFVIGNAPTALLALCDRLQQTRVPPAGVIGVPVGFVNVVESKAALAQLPVPQIRIAGRKGGSPVAAAIVNALLELASSEEPV, encoded by the coding sequence GTGTCTCTGCTGCATCCAATTGCCCAAGCCAGTTTTGCCATCATCGATCGCGAGATCGGCGCTCACCCTTTTGATGCCCCCAGCTATGCGATTTTGCGGCGGATCATTCATAGCACCGCAGATTTTGAGTTTAAGAACCTTCTAGAAATTTCGCCGGGGGCGATCGCCCAGATCACACAAGCTCTGCGCTCAGGCGTGCCGATTATTACGGATGTGGCAATGGTCAGTGTCGGTATCCAAACAATGGCCAGCCGAACCTTTGGCAACCCGATCATTACCGCCCTCGACGATGGCAGCCACACTGCCCCCGGTCAAACCCGCAGCGAAGCAGGAATGATCCGTGCTTGGCAAGAGTGGCCCTATGGCCTATTTGTCATTGGGAATGCCCCAACTGCACTCCTAGCCCTGTGCGATCGCCTGCAACAAACCCGTGTGCCGCCGGCGGGCGTCATTGGTGTCCCCGTTGGCTTTGTCAATGTTGTGGAGTCAAAAGCAGCCCTTGCCCAACTGCCGGTGCCCCAAATTCGCATTGCCGGTCGCAAGGGAGGGTCGCCTGTGGCAGCAGCAATTGTGAATGCCCTACTGGAGTTGGCCTCTAGCGAGGAGCCAGTGTGA
- a CDS encoding phosphatase PAP2 family protein encodes MIRTVLPREFAPVAKLSYFSGNAPVAGSLVFISLMVLGRYHRWREMKAIAFSTLFILILIDRVLKPFFDVARPDNPLVLHLSGHSFPSGHAAGNLLLYFLWSYFLATKRPTLRGLSYGVAIALMILMGISSVYVGAHWVSDVLAGYCVGYAIYAVTVRYLERS; translated from the coding sequence ATGATCCGAACCGTTTTGCCGCGTGAGTTTGCTCCTGTTGCAAAGTTGTCCTATTTTTCGGGCAATGCCCCCGTTGCTGGTAGTTTGGTGTTTATTTCCCTGATGGTTTTAGGGAGATATCACCGCTGGCGTGAGATGAAGGCGATCGCCTTCTCAACACTGTTTATCCTGATTCTCATTGATCGAGTGCTCAAACCGTTCTTTGATGTTGCTCGACCCGACAATCCACTAGTCTTGCACCTGAGTGGGCATAGTTTTCCCAGTGGGCATGCAGCAGGAAATCTTCTGCTGTACTTCCTCTGGAGCTACTTCCTCGCTACGAAGCGACCAACCTTGAGAGGATTGAGCTATGGAGTCGCGATCGCCCTCATGATTCTAATGGGCATCAGCTCTGTCTATGTGGGTGCCCACTGGGTTAGTGATGTACTAGCAGGCTACTGTGTTGGCTATGCCATTTACGCAGTGACGGTGCGATACCTCGAACGCTCCTAG
- the murQ gene encoding N-acetylmuramic acid 6-phosphate etherase, producing the protein MTNLQELPSRGHLLTEQINPASQHLDQLTPLELVDLFNQEDAQTLRAIAQAREALAQTITATAARLRQGGRLFYVGAGTSGRLGVLDAAECPPTFCTPPHLVQGILAGGDAALVRSSEGLEDCYEDGIAVVRDRQITAQDVVIGITAGGTTPYVHGALDGAQAVGALTVFMACVPSDQVQRAADIDIRLLVGPELLAGSTRLKAGTATKMALNIISTGVMVQLGKVYGNRMVDVAVTNRKLLDRALRILTDLTGIDRAAAADLLERSGYQVKRALLMHWTGLDALAAQALLDQHNGQLHAAKSAALDS; encoded by the coding sequence ATGACAAATCTGCAAGAACTTCCGAGTCGTGGCCATCTCCTGACGGAGCAGATCAATCCCGCCAGCCAACATCTCGATCAGCTCACTCCCTTAGAACTGGTTGATCTCTTTAATCAGGAAGATGCCCAGACCCTACGGGCGATCGCCCAAGCGCGCGAGGCCTTAGCCCAAACAATCACTGCCACAGCAGCCCGGCTTCGCCAAGGGGGACGACTCTTTTATGTGGGTGCCGGCACCAGTGGTCGCTTAGGGGTTTTGGATGCGGCGGAATGTCCCCCTACGTTTTGTACCCCACCTCATTTGGTTCAAGGTATTCTTGCTGGCGGTGACGCAGCCCTTGTCCGTAGTTCCGAAGGGCTTGAGGATTGTTATGAGGATGGCATAGCGGTGGTGCGCGATCGCCAGATTACCGCTCAAGATGTGGTGATTGGTATTACCGCTGGGGGAACCACTCCCTACGTTCATGGGGCGCTGGATGGGGCGCAAGCAGTAGGGGCACTCACTGTTTTTATGGCCTGCGTTCCCTCGGATCAAGTGCAGCGCGCCGCTGACATTGACATTCGCCTACTGGTAGGGCCTGAACTCCTTGCGGGATCCACCCGTTTGAAGGCCGGTACCGCCACTAAGATGGCACTGAATATCATTTCTACAGGAGTGATGGTGCAGTTGGGTAAAGTCTATGGCAACCGCATGGTGGATGTGGCCGTCACCAATCGTAAGCTTTTGGATCGTGCCCTGCGGATTCTCACAGATCTCACGGGGATTGATCGTGCAGCGGCAGCGGATCTTCTTGAACGCAGTGGCTACCAAGTGAAGCGCGCCCTGCTCATGCACTGGACAGGCCTAGATGCCCTTGCTGCTCAAGCCCTCTTGGATCAACACAATGGTCAACTGCACGCGGCCAAAAGTGCTGCCCTTGACTCCTAG
- a CDS encoding SagB/ThcOx family dehydrogenase, producing the protein MGFQRLSLAQHYHERTKYAPETLAQQAAPLDFSRQPTPFKTYPLGHVFSLKPFLESEQGAAHPQWQRLSRLLYCSYGITGVVPYPDQPFYMRAAPSAGGLYPAEIYLLTRNDTAIPAGIYNYQVKDHALVQVWQSYSWSALQAACLWHPALERTHIALIVTAVFYRSAWRYGDRAYRRICLDIGHLLGNVELAANIHDFRAHFIGGFVDAQMNELLYLDPEQEGVLAVVALANLLEVGENLSTFPSVLASATCYDYGAIASGELLKAYHRASALTNSDIIYSMAKVEETTDPNLSAQEPTAPPASKYNFPFGLRVTLSKTIIHWQDNLAALQQTILQRRSTRQYSGQGIEVDQLAALLTFAYHPQDYRDQGLDEAPSFFDPTLVETFIAVTQVRNLEEGCYYYAVAEHELRQIRFKNFQEQLHFLCLNQDLGRDAAVVIFHTANLERAIARYGERAYRYLHMDAGHLGQRINLAATALGLGVSGIGGFFDDQVNDLLGIPPEEAVLYITTVGKAA; encoded by the coding sequence ATGGGGTTTCAACGGCTTTCCTTAGCACAGCACTACCACGAACGCACCAAGTATGCCCCTGAGACCTTAGCCCAACAGGCAGCACCACTGGATTTTAGTCGTCAGCCCACTCCCTTCAAAACCTATCCCTTGGGTCATGTCTTTTCCCTCAAGCCCTTTTTAGAATCTGAGCAGGGGGCAGCCCACCCCCAGTGGCAGCGACTGTCGCGGTTGTTGTACTGTAGCTATGGCATTACTGGGGTAGTTCCCTATCCGGATCAGCCCTTTTATATGCGGGCAGCACCCTCTGCCGGCGGGCTATATCCAGCGGAAATCTATCTCCTCACTCGCAACGACACCGCCATTCCCGCTGGCATTTACAACTACCAAGTGAAAGACCATGCCCTTGTCCAGGTGTGGCAAAGCTATTCGTGGTCAGCCCTACAGGCCGCTTGTCTTTGGCATCCGGCACTGGAACGAACCCACATTGCCCTGATTGTCACAGCAGTCTTTTATCGTTCTGCTTGGCGTTATGGCGATCGCGCCTATCGCCGCATTTGTCTCGACATCGGACACCTCTTGGGGAATGTGGAACTGGCTGCCAATATCCATGACTTTCGCGCTCACTTCATTGGTGGCTTTGTGGATGCCCAAATGAATGAACTGCTTTACCTTGATCCAGAACAGGAGGGGGTGTTGGCGGTGGTTGCCCTTGCCAATTTACTAGAAGTGGGCGAAAACTTGTCCACGTTTCCTTCAGTGTTGGCCTCTGCCACCTGCTATGACTATGGGGCGATCGCCAGTGGCGAGCTACTAAAGGCTTACCATCGTGCCAGTGCCCTCACCAATAGTGACATTATTTACAGCATGGCCAAAGTCGAGGAAACCACTGATCCCAACCTCAGTGCCCAAGAGCCGACTGCCCCCCCCGCTAGTAAGTACAACTTTCCCTTTGGGCTGCGGGTCACTCTGAGTAAAACAATCATTCATTGGCAAGACAATTTAGCCGCTCTCCAGCAAACCATTCTGCAGCGGCGCTCCACCCGTCAGTACAGTGGCCAAGGGATTGAGGTGGATCAACTGGCCGCTCTCCTCACCTTTGCTTACCATCCTCAGGACTATCGCGATCAAGGCCTAGACGAAGCCCCCAGTTTTTTTGACCCGACTTTGGTGGAAACCTTTATTGCCGTGACGCAGGTCAGGAATCTTGAGGAGGGGTGCTACTACTACGCCGTGGCTGAGCATGAGCTACGCCAGATTCGTTTCAAGAACTTTCAGGAACAGTTGCATTTTCTCTGCCTGAATCAAGACCTCGGTCGTGATGCCGCAGTGGTGATTTTCCATACCGCCAATCTGGAGCGGGCGATCGCTCGCTATGGGGAACGCGCCTACCGCTACCTGCACATGGATGCCGGCCACCTTGGACAGCGGATCAATTTGGCTGCCACCGCTTTGGGGTTAGGGGTCAGTGGCATTGGCGGTTTCTTTGATGATCAGGTCAACGATCTTCTAGGCATTCCCCCCGAAGAAGCCGTTTTGTACATTACCACCGTGGGCAAAGCAGCGTGA
- the cbiE gene encoding precorrin-6y C5,15-methyltransferase (decarboxylating) subunit CbiE, with the protein MTPIHVVGIGLDGLAGLGTKVQAIIETATLLVGSDRHLQLIPQGETPRLSLGDLNATLKAIQAHLATTPDPQVVILTSGDPLFYGLGRWLLEVFTPEQLTFHPHLSAVQLAFSRLKLPWQDAVIYSAHGRDLAGLVPLLQRGVEKIAIYTDGEANIAAISRLYQALRLPVSYCAWVCQALGSQDEVILPWDLAQPVMEPPPLHPLNLVVLLRQPQRLPLREQPVLGLGDDQFFAFGDRPSLMTKREVRVLALAELALTSSIETVWDVGAGTGSVAVEMARLAPQATIYAIEKTAIGFQLIERNRKAFGLTNLIPIQGAAPQRLSGLPQPDRVFIGGSGAQLLANLDYCWSHLKAGGRVVLAIATLEHQGQVLQWCQTHQISPQVLHVQLSRSVPLGQGHRLHPLNPVTLITLSQG; encoded by the coding sequence GTGACCCCGATTCATGTAGTGGGCATTGGTCTGGACGGACTGGCGGGGTTGGGGACAAAGGTTCAGGCAATTATTGAGACTGCAACGCTCTTGGTGGGGAGCGATCGCCATCTCCAGTTGATTCCCCAAGGAGAGACCCCCCGCCTCTCTCTAGGAGACCTTAACGCCACTCTCAAGGCAATTCAAGCCCACTTGGCAACAACCCCTGACCCCCAAGTGGTGATCCTCACCAGTGGGGATCCCCTGTTTTACGGCTTGGGACGCTGGCTCCTTGAAGTCTTTACCCCGGAGCAGTTGACGTTTCATCCCCACCTCAGTGCGGTGCAGTTGGCCTTTAGTCGGCTTAAGCTCCCTTGGCAGGATGCCGTGATCTACAGTGCCCATGGTCGCGATTTGGCGGGGCTGGTGCCCCTGTTGCAGCGGGGGGTGGAGAAAATTGCCATTTATACCGATGGCGAGGCCAATATTGCGGCCATTAGCCGCTTGTATCAAGCCTTGCGTTTGCCCGTGTCCTATTGCGCGTGGGTGTGTCAGGCCCTTGGTAGCCAAGACGAAGTCATTCTGCCGTGGGACTTAGCCCAACCCGTGATGGAACCGCCACCGCTACATCCGCTGAATCTAGTGGTACTCCTGCGGCAACCGCAGCGCCTGCCTCTTAGGGAACAGCCCGTTCTTGGCTTAGGGGATGATCAATTTTTCGCGTTTGGCGATCGCCCCAGCTTGATGACGAAGCGAGAAGTACGGGTACTCGCCTTGGCGGAACTGGCCCTCACCAGCAGTATAGAAACCGTTTGGGACGTGGGCGCCGGCACCGGCAGTGTAGCCGTGGAAATGGCTCGCCTTGCCCCCCAAGCCACCATCTACGCGATCGAGAAAACCGCCATTGGCTTTCAATTGATTGAGCGCAACCGCAAAGCTTTTGGTTTGACCAACCTGATCCCGATCCAAGGGGCAGCCCCCCAGCGCCTCAGTGGCTTGCCGCAACCAGATCGCGTGTTTATTGGCGGCAGTGGTGCCCAGTTACTAGCCAATCTTGACTATTGCTGGTCGCACTTGAAAGCCGGCGGCCGGGTGGTGCTAGCGATCGCCACCCTCGAACACCAAGGCCAAGTTCTCCAGTGGTGTCAGACCCATCAAATTAGTCCACAAGTGCTACACGTGCAACTCAGCCGATCTGTTCCTTTGGGTCAAGGCCATCGCCTCCATCCCCTCAATCCAGTTACCCTGATCACCCTGAGTCAAGGATAG
- the rplU gene encoding 50S ribosomal protein L21: protein MAYAIIETGGKQLRVEAGRFYDVERLPVEPEGTIDLERVLLVQTDSQVHVGQPYVSGAVVSGTVMEHRRGPKVIVYKMRPKKKTRKKQGHRQELTRIMINEIRLNGESLGG from the coding sequence ATGGCATACGCAATCATTGAGACCGGTGGCAAGCAACTGCGCGTCGAAGCCGGGCGCTTTTACGATGTGGAGCGGCTCCCCGTCGAGCCAGAGGGCACGATTGATTTAGAACGGGTGCTGTTGGTGCAAACCGATAGCCAAGTCCACGTGGGTCAGCCCTACGTTAGCGGTGCAGTTGTCTCGGGTACGGTGATGGAGCATCGTCGCGGCCCCAAGGTGATTGTCTATAAAATGCGTCCGAAAAAGAAAACCCGCAAAAAACAAGGCCATCGCCAAGAACTCACCCGCATCATGATCAACGAGATTCGTCTCAACGGTGAATCCCTAGGAGGTTAA
- a CDS encoding glyoxalase-like domain protein has translation MLLTPPLLAWLDGLWDGVFSTQGIMIMLLMGYAGAMWLFLSSAPKVYTIMVSDLEHARQFYEQELHLPIADVPLHYYYNYEQTLGVASMDPLYVPSALSYTSPKRPSPSDGLWYQLKKNTQLHVISGASKGERNRQRHVCFDRECLELLLLRVQRRQLRYKMRSDRPLNFLVKDYDGTVIEMAEISARP, from the coding sequence ATGTTGTTGACTCCTCCTTTATTGGCTTGGCTGGATGGTCTCTGGGATGGGGTATTCTCCACCCAAGGGATCATGATCATGCTGCTGATGGGCTACGCAGGGGCGATGTGGCTCTTTTTGTCGAGTGCCCCCAAGGTCTATACGATCATGGTCTCGGATTTAGAGCACGCGCGGCAGTTTTACGAGCAGGAGTTGCATTTACCGATCGCTGATGTGCCACTCCACTACTACTACAACTATGAGCAAACCCTTGGTGTCGCTTCAATGGATCCCCTCTATGTGCCCTCGGCTTTAAGCTACACCAGTCCCAAGCGCCCCAGTCCCAGTGATGGTCTGTGGTACCAACTTAAGAAAAATACCCAACTGCATGTGATTAGTGGTGCTAGCAAAGGGGAACGTAATCGTCAGCGCCATGTTTGTTTTGATCGGGAGTGCCTCGAACTCCTGTTGCTACGGGTTCAGCGGCGGCAGTTGCGCTACAAAATGCGGAGCGATCGCCCCCTCAATTTCCTTGTTAAGGACTACGATGGCACTGTAATTGAAATGGCAGAAATTTCAGCGCGGCCATGA